One Corynebacterium efficiens YS-314 DNA segment encodes these proteins:
- a CDS encoding ribonuclease J, which yields MNESRNRPRKVTRKAGPPEAGQDAVVETPVFQAPEASNSQTTQKDKTTGNENRESTGSDSSNKGGNNSGRGRSSSNSRGGRSRRGGSQSQDGQGNRGNQGGRGQRNQGGRRNVVKSMQGADLTQRLPEPPKAPANGLRIYALGGISEIGRNMTVFEYNNRLLIVDCGVLFPSSGEPGVDLILPDFGPIENHLNRVEALVVTHGHEDHIGAIPWLLKLRHDIPIIGSRFTLALIAAKCKEHRLRPKLIEVNEQSNENRGPFNIRFWAVNHSIPDCLGLAIKTPAGLVIHTGDIKLDQTPTDGRPTDLPALSRFGDEGVDLMLCDSTNATTPGVSGSEAEIAPTLKRLVSEAKQRVILASFASNVYRVQAAVDAAVAANRKVAFNGRSMIRNMEIAEKMGYLKAPRGTIISMDDASRMAPHKVMLITTGTQGEPMAALSRMARREHRQITVRDGDLIILSSSLVPGNEEAVFGVINMLAQIGATVITGRDAKVHTSGHGYSGELLFLYNAARPKNAMPVHGEWRHLRANKELAISTGVQRENVVLAQNGVVVDLVNGQARVVGQIPVGNLYVDGVTMGDIDADILADRTSLGEGGLISITCVIDNRTGRLLERPKVETTGFSEDSKAMMPEVAELAETTMNDLAAEGENDPYRMVQQMRRRLSRFVEQKWKRQPVIMPTVIPMTSDNVVVDDSDVLASRESL from the coding sequence ATGAATGAATCCCGAAACCGCCCCCGGAAGGTCACCCGCAAGGCGGGCCCACCGGAGGCTGGCCAGGATGCTGTTGTGGAAACGCCTGTCTTCCAGGCTCCTGAAGCATCAAACAGCCAGACCACCCAGAAGGACAAGACCACCGGGAACGAGAACCGGGAATCCACCGGGTCCGACTCGTCGAACAAGGGTGGTAACAACTCCGGACGTGGCCGTTCCTCCTCCAACAGCCGGGGTGGTCGCAGCCGCCGCGGTGGTAGCCAGAGCCAGGATGGTCAGGGTAACCGCGGCAACCAGGGTGGCCGTGGTCAGCGCAACCAGGGTGGTCGCCGTAACGTGGTCAAGTCCATGCAGGGCGCTGACCTGACGCAGCGACTGCCTGAACCCCCGAAGGCACCCGCCAACGGCCTGCGCATCTATGCGCTGGGCGGCATCTCCGAAATCGGTCGCAACATGACCGTGTTCGAGTACAACAACCGCCTGCTCATCGTTGACTGTGGTGTGCTGTTCCCCTCCTCCGGTGAACCCGGCGTCGACCTGATCCTGCCTGACTTCGGTCCGATTGAAAACCACCTCAACCGCGTCGAGGCGCTCGTGGTCACCCACGGCCATGAAGACCACATCGGTGCCATCCCGTGGCTGCTCAAGCTGCGCCACGACATCCCGATAATCGGTTCCCGCTTCACGCTGGCGCTCATCGCCGCGAAGTGCAAGGAGCACCGTCTGCGCCCGAAGCTCATCGAGGTGAACGAGCAGTCCAACGAGAACCGCGGACCATTCAATATCCGTTTCTGGGCTGTCAACCACTCCATCCCGGACTGCCTGGGCCTGGCCATCAAGACCCCTGCCGGTCTGGTCATCCACACCGGTGACATCAAACTGGATCAGACCCCGACCGATGGTCGTCCCACCGACCTGCCGGCACTGTCCCGCTTCGGTGACGAGGGTGTCGATCTCATGCTCTGCGATTCCACGAACGCCACCACCCCGGGCGTGTCCGGTTCCGAGGCGGAGATCGCCCCGACGCTGAAGCGGCTGGTCAGTGAGGCCAAGCAGCGGGTTATCCTCGCCTCCTTCGCCTCCAACGTCTACCGTGTCCAGGCGGCTGTCGACGCCGCGGTCGCCGCGAACCGCAAGGTCGCCTTCAACGGCCGGTCCATGATCCGCAACATGGAGATCGCGGAGAAGATGGGCTACCTCAAGGCACCCCGCGGAACGATCATCTCCATGGATGACGCCTCCCGCATGGCGCCGCACAAGGTCATGCTCATCACCACCGGTACCCAGGGTGAGCCGATGGCGGCGCTGTCGCGTATGGCACGTCGTGAACACCGTCAGATCACCGTCCGTGACGGAGACCTGATCATCCTGTCCTCCTCGCTCGTCCCGGGTAATGAGGAAGCGGTTTTCGGTGTGATCAACATGCTGGCTCAGATCGGTGCCACCGTGATCACCGGACGTGATGCCAAGGTGCACACCTCCGGCCACGGTTACTCCGGTGAGCTGCTCTTCCTGTACAACGCAGCGCGTCCGAAGAACGCCATGCCGGTCCACGGTGAGTGGCGCCACCTGCGGGCCAACAAGGAACTGGCCATCTCCACCGGTGTCCAGCGCGAGAATGTCGTGTTGGCGCAGAACGGTGTTGTCGTGGATCTGGTCAATGGTCAGGCCCGCGTGGTCGGTCAGATTCCAGTCGGTAACCTTTACGTCGACGGTGTCACCATGGGTGACATCGATGCTGACATCCTCGCCGACCGTACCTCCCTCGGGGAAGGTGGACTGATCTCGATCACATGTGTCATCGATAACCGCACCGGTCGTCTGCTGGAGCGTCCGAAGGTGGAGACCACCGGTTTCTCCGAGGATTCCAAGGCCATGATGCCCGAGGTCGCTGAGCTCGCCGAGACCACCATGAATGACCTGGCTGCCGAGGGGGAGAACGATCCCTACCGCATGGTCCAGCAGATGCGTCGCAGGCTCTCGCGTTTCGTGGAGCAGAAGTGGAAGCGCCAGCCGGTCATCATGCCGACTGTCATCCCGATGACCTCGGATAACGTGGTCGTCGATGACAGTGATGTCCTCGCCTCACGCGAATCCCTCTGA
- the dapA gene encoding 4-hydroxy-tetrahydrodipicolinate synthase encodes MSTGLTAKTGVEHFGTVGVAMVTPFTESGDLDVAAGREIAAHLVDNGVDALILAGTTGESPTVTTAEKLTLLKAVREEVGDRAKLIAGAGTNNTRSSVELAEAFAEVGADGLLVVTPYYSKPSQEGLVRHFTEIAQATDLPICLYDIPGRSGIPIESDTIRRLSELPTILAMKDAKGDVVAAAPLIEETGLAWYSGDDPLNLVWLALGGSGFISVIGHAAPNALRELYTSFEEGDLARAREINATLSPLVAAQGRLGGVSMAKAALRLQGINVGDPRLPIVAPNEQELEDLRADMKKAGVL; translated from the coding sequence ATGAGCACAGGTTTAACAGCGAAGACCGGAGTTGAGCATTTCGGTACGGTCGGAGTGGCCATGGTCACCCCGTTCACTGAATCCGGCGACCTTGATGTCGCCGCGGGCCGCGAGATCGCGGCACACCTGGTGGACAACGGGGTGGATGCCCTGATCCTGGCCGGAACCACCGGCGAATCCCCGACCGTCACCACCGCTGAGAAACTTACCCTGCTCAAGGCCGTCCGCGAGGAAGTTGGTGACCGTGCCAAGCTCATCGCGGGTGCCGGCACTAACAACACACGTTCATCTGTTGAGCTCGCTGAGGCCTTCGCCGAGGTTGGCGCAGACGGCCTTCTGGTGGTCACACCCTACTACTCCAAGCCGAGTCAGGAGGGACTGGTCCGCCATTTCACGGAGATCGCACAGGCCACCGACCTGCCGATCTGTCTCTACGATATTCCGGGACGTTCAGGTATTCCCATTGAGTCTGATACCATCAGACGTCTCAGCGAATTACCCACGATCCTCGCGATGAAAGATGCGAAGGGTGATGTCGTTGCAGCTGCACCGCTGATTGAGGAGACCGGTCTCGCCTGGTACTCGGGTGACGACCCGCTCAATCTCGTGTGGCTTGCCCTGGGAGGGTCAGGCTTCATCTCCGTCATCGGACATGCCGCCCCCAATGCTCTGCGTGAGCTGTACACAAGCTTCGAGGAAGGCGACCTCGCCCGTGCGCGGGAAATCAACGCCACACTATCCCCGCTGGTCGCGGCCCAGGGTCGCCTGGGTGGTGTCAGCATGGCAAAAGCCGCCCTGCGTCTGCAGGGCATCAACGTAGGAGATCCCCGCCTTCCGATTGTCGCTCCCAATGAGCAGGAACTTGAGGATCTCCGTGCAGATATGAAAAAAGCTGGAGTTCTATAA
- the thyX gene encoding FAD-dependent thymidylate synthase: MTEPVELSVELIACSSFTPPASVAWDTDAHGAEALVEFAGRACYETFDKPNPRTATNAAYLRHIMEVGHTALLEHASATMYIRGISRSATHELVRHRHFSFSQLSQRFVHEGEQEVIIPELINEDPQLRSLFLRAMDDNRFVYNELLNALEEKLEGEPNALLRKKQARQAARAVLPNATESRIVVTGNFRSWRHFLGMRASEHADVEIRAVAVACLEKLKQQAPTVFGDFQVETLADGTQMATSPYVTDF, encoded by the coding sequence GTGACCGAACCGGTCGAACTGTCAGTTGAGCTCATCGCCTGCTCATCGTTCACCCCACCCGCGTCCGTGGCGTGGGACACGGATGCACACGGGGCGGAGGCGCTCGTTGAATTCGCGGGCAGGGCCTGCTATGAGACCTTCGACAAGCCCAACCCCCGGACCGCCACCAATGCGGCCTACCTCCGGCACATCATGGAGGTCGGTCACACCGCACTGCTGGAGCATGCCAGTGCGACGATGTACATCCGGGGGATCTCCCGCTCCGCCACCCACGAGCTCGTGCGGCACCGCCATTTCTCCTTCTCCCAGCTCTCCCAGCGCTTCGTGCACGAGGGGGAGCAGGAGGTCATCATCCCGGAGCTCATCAACGAAGACCCGCAGCTGCGTTCCCTGTTCCTCCGCGCCATGGATGACAACCGGTTCGTCTACAACGAGCTGCTCAACGCCCTTGAGGAGAAACTCGAGGGTGAACCCAATGCGCTGCTGCGCAAGAAACAGGCACGGCAGGCCGCCCGCGCGGTTTTGCCGAATGCCACCGAGTCACGCATCGTGGTCACCGGGAATTTCCGGTCCTGGCGTCATTTCCTGGGTATGCGCGCCAGCGAGCACGCCGACGTGGAGATCCGCGCGGTGGCTGTGGCCTGCCTGGAGAAACTGAAGCAGCAGGCCCCGACCGTGTTCGGGGATTTCCAGGTGGAAACGCTTGCCGACGGTACACAGATGGCCACCAGCCCCTATGTGACCGATTTCTAG
- the dapB gene encoding 4-hydroxy-tetrahydrodipicolinate reductase translates to MAIKVGVLGAKGRVGQTIVAAVNDTDDLELVAEVDHDDDLSLLVDSGAEVVVDFTTPNAVMGNLEFCINNGISAVVGTTGFDEDRLAQVRSWCASNEGVGVLIAPNFAISAVLTMVFARQAARFFESAEVIELHHPNKLDAPSGTAIHTAQGIAEARREAGMAAQPDATEQALDGSRGADVDGIPVHAVRMSGMVAHEAVIFGTQGQTLTIKQDSYDRNSFAPGVLVGIRNIAQHPGLTVGLEHYLDL, encoded by the coding sequence ATGGCAATCAAGGTTGGCGTCCTGGGTGCGAAGGGGCGCGTGGGTCAGACCATCGTCGCTGCGGTGAATGACACCGATGATCTCGAACTGGTGGCGGAGGTCGATCACGATGATGATCTCTCCCTGCTGGTGGACAGCGGTGCCGAGGTGGTGGTGGATTTCACCACACCGAATGCGGTCATGGGCAACCTTGAATTCTGCATCAACAACGGCATCTCCGCCGTCGTGGGAACCACCGGTTTTGATGAGGACCGCCTGGCGCAGGTCCGTTCCTGGTGTGCATCGAATGAGGGTGTCGGTGTGCTCATCGCCCCCAATTTCGCCATCTCAGCCGTGCTAACCATGGTTTTCGCGCGGCAGGCCGCCCGTTTCTTCGAATCCGCCGAGGTCATCGAGCTTCACCACCCGAACAAGCTGGATGCACCCTCCGGTACCGCCATCCACACCGCCCAGGGCATTGCCGAGGCGCGTCGTGAAGCCGGCATGGCTGCACAGCCGGACGCCACGGAACAGGCCCTGGACGGTTCCCGTGGTGCTGATGTCGACGGCATCCCCGTTCACGCCGTGCGCATGAGTGGCATGGTCGCCCACGAGGCCGTCATCTTCGGCACCCAGGGACAGACCCTGACCATCAAGCAGGACTCCTACGATCGCAACTCCTTCGCACCCGGTGTGCTGGTGGGCATCCGCAACATCGCCCAGCACCCGGGCCTGACCGTCGGTCTGGAACACTACCTGGACCTCTAG
- a CDS encoding AMIN-like domain-containing (lipo)protein, whose amino-acid sequence MNAKTITLALFTTALLAGVAGCNGDGGSTGPTTITTTAPTSTVAAPSPTTPSDTPSMTTTTSVVTASQTPGTSVDKPDPTTPATQPLGNPDMERKIRYPEGAYDLSVTNVRMAEHDTFTRVVFDFGGTGMPGWWTNYTAQPTQQASGLPVEVGGDSFLEISLDGIALPPEAAVPGVEFGSFGGAGIVDEVVLTTIFEARAQFFIGMSGPPRNYSVTLLQEPTRVVVDLMH is encoded by the coding sequence ATGAATGCAAAAACCATAACCCTTGCACTGTTCACCACCGCCCTGCTGGCCGGCGTGGCCGGCTGCAACGGTGATGGTGGCTCAACCGGGCCCACGACGATCACCACCACGGCTCCCACCAGCACTGTGGCGGCCCCCTCGCCGACCACTCCATCCGATACCCCGTCGATGACGACGACCACCAGCGTGGTGACGGCATCACAGACGCCGGGGACGAGCGTCGATAAGCCCGACCCGACCACACCTGCCACCCAACCGCTGGGAAATCCGGACATGGAACGAAAGATCCGGTACCCAGAGGGTGCCTACGACCTGTCTGTCACCAATGTGCGCATGGCAGAACATGACACCTTCACCCGCGTGGTCTTCGACTTCGGCGGTACCGGCATGCCCGGTTGGTGGACAAACTACACCGCCCAGCCGACACAACAGGCCTCCGGCCTCCCCGTTGAGGTAGGCGGGGACTCCTTCCTCGAGATCAGTCTCGACGGCATCGCCCTCCCACCGGAGGCCGCGGTCCCCGGGGTCGAGTTCGGTTCCTTCGGTGGTGCCGGCATCGTCGACGAGGTTGTCCTCACCACCATCTTCGAGGCCCGTGCCCAGTTCTTCATCGGCATGTCGGGACCACCCCGCAACTACTCCGTCACGCTGTTGCAGGAACCGACCCGTGTGGTGGTGGACCTCATGCACTGA
- a CDS encoding polyribonucleotide nucleotidyltransferase, with translation MSEVKYFEDTDYGVIEAIATIDNGDFGTRTIRFETGQLARQADGAVTTYLDDETMLLATTTASNQPREGLDFFPLTVDVEERMYAAGRIPGSFFRREGRPSTEAILACRLIDRPLRPTFVKGLRNEVQVIITVMSVSPEDSYDVVAINGASAATRISGLPVSGAVGGVRMALIADENHPEGQWVAFPTAEQQKASVFELVVAGRLVERKRGNKTFSDVAVMMVEAGASENVVERIKEGAPAPTEKTVAEGLEAAKPFIDLLCRAQEGLAQRVAKETREFPLFPAYSDEVYAAVEKQASKKLTQLMTIKGKNERENATNDFMVEVEEKLIGRFEDDLGAAVASKEIRAAYNSLMKKIVRGKILSEGFRIDGRGVSDIRDLGVEVELIPRAHGSSLFERGETQILGVTTLDMLKMEQHIDSLAPVDTKRYMHHYNFPPYSTGETGRVGSPKRREIGHGALAERAVLPVIPSREDFPYAIRQVSEALGSNGSTSMGSVCASTLSLYNAGVPLKAPVAGIAMGLVSDEVDGKTEYVALTDILGAEDAFGDMDFKVAGTAEFITALQLDTKLDGIPSKVLADALEQARDARLAILETMAEVIDGPDEMSQFAPRITTIQIPVSKIGELIGPKGKNINALTEETGANISIEDDGTVFISAASGEAAEAAIEKINALANPQLPKVGERFLGTVVKATAFGAFVSLLPGRDGLVHISKLGNGKRVEKVEDVVTVGEKLQVEIADIDNRGKISLVPVVEED, from the coding sequence ATGAGCGAAGTTAAGTATTTCGAAGACACCGACTATGGCGTTATTGAAGCCATCGCCACCATTGACAACGGTGACTTCGGAACCCGCACCATCCGTTTCGAGACCGGCCAGCTGGCCCGCCAGGCAGATGGTGCTGTGACCACTTACCTCGACGATGAGACGATGCTGCTGGCCACCACCACCGCATCCAACCAGCCCCGCGAAGGCCTCGATTTCTTCCCGCTGACCGTGGACGTGGAAGAACGTATGTACGCCGCCGGCCGTATCCCCGGTTCCTTCTTCCGCCGTGAGGGCCGCCCCTCCACGGAGGCCATCCTGGCCTGTCGTCTGATCGACCGTCCGCTGCGCCCCACCTTCGTCAAGGGGCTGCGCAACGAGGTCCAGGTGATCATCACCGTCATGTCCGTCAGCCCCGAGGACAGCTACGATGTCGTGGCCATCAACGGTGCCTCCGCCGCCACCCGCATCTCCGGTCTGCCGGTCTCCGGTGCCGTCGGCGGTGTCCGCATGGCACTGATCGCCGATGAGAACCACCCCGAGGGGCAGTGGGTGGCATTCCCCACCGCTGAGCAGCAGAAGGCCTCCGTCTTCGAGCTCGTTGTCGCCGGCCGTCTCGTTGAGCGCAAGCGTGGAAACAAGACCTTCTCCGATGTCGCCGTGATGATGGTGGAGGCCGGTGCCTCCGAGAACGTCGTCGAGCGCATCAAGGAGGGAGCACCCGCCCCGACAGAGAAGACCGTCGCCGAGGGCCTGGAGGCCGCGAAGCCGTTCATTGATCTGCTGTGCCGTGCTCAGGAGGGTCTGGCCCAGCGCGTGGCCAAGGAGACCCGTGAGTTCCCGCTGTTCCCCGCCTACTCCGATGAGGTGTACGCAGCGGTGGAGAAGCAGGCCTCCAAGAAGCTGACCCAGCTGATGACCATCAAGGGCAAGAACGAGCGCGAGAACGCCACCAATGACTTCATGGTTGAGGTCGAGGAGAAGCTGATCGGCCGTTTCGAGGATGACCTCGGTGCCGCTGTTGCCTCCAAGGAGATCCGTGCAGCCTACAACTCGCTCATGAAGAAGATCGTGCGCGGCAAGATCCTCTCCGAGGGGTTCCGCATCGACGGTCGCGGAGTCTCCGATATCCGTGATCTCGGCGTGGAGGTCGAACTGATCCCACGTGCACACGGTTCCTCCCTCTTCGAGCGCGGCGAGACCCAGATCCTCGGTGTCACCACCCTGGACATGCTCAAGATGGAGCAGCATATCGATTCCCTGGCGCCGGTGGACACCAAGCGTTACATGCACCACTATAACTTCCCGCCGTACTCCACCGGTGAGACGGGTCGTGTGGGTTCCCCCAAGCGTCGTGAGATCGGCCATGGTGCGCTCGCCGAGCGTGCCGTGCTGCCGGTGATCCCGTCCCGCGAGGATTTCCCGTACGCCATCCGTCAGGTCTCCGAGGCGCTGGGGTCCAACGGTTCCACCTCCATGGGTTCCGTCTGTGCTTCCACGCTGTCGCTGTACAACGCCGGTGTGCCCCTGAAGGCACCGGTGGCCGGTATCGCCATGGGCCTGGTCTCCGATGAGGTCGACGGCAAGACCGAATACGTCGCCCTCACCGATATCCTCGGTGCCGAGGATGCCTTCGGTGATATGGACTTCAAGGTCGCAGGCACCGCCGAGTTCATCACCGCACTGCAGCTGGACACCAAGCTCGACGGCATCCCCTCCAAGGTTCTTGCCGATGCCCTGGAGCAGGCACGCGATGCCCGTCTCGCCATCCTCGAGACCATGGCCGAGGTCATCGACGGACCCGATGAGATGAGCCAGTTCGCCCCGCGCATCACCACCATCCAGATCCCGGTTTCCAAGATCGGTGAGCTGATCGGACCGAAGGGCAAGAACATCAACGCCCTGACCGAGGAGACCGGTGCGAACATCTCCATTGAGGATGACGGCACCGTGTTCATCTCCGCCGCCAGCGGTGAGGCTGCCGAGGCCGCGATCGAGAAGATCAACGCCCTGGCCAACCCACAGCTGCCGAAGGTCGGCGAGCGTTTCCTGGGCACTGTGGTCAAGGCCACCGCCTTCGGCGCGTTCGTGTCCCTGCTGCCGGGCCGTGACGGCCTGGTCCACATCTCCAAGCTGGGCAACGGCAAGCGTGTAGAGAAGGTCGAGGACGTGGTCACCGTCGGTGAGAAGCTCCAGGTGGAGATCGCCGACATCGACAACCGCGGCAAGATCTCGCTCGTTCCGGTGGTCGAGGAGGATTAA
- the rpsO gene encoding 30S ribosomal protein S15 yields the protein MALTSEQKKSILAEYGLHETDTGSPEAQIAMLTNRINTLTEHLKFHKHDHHSRRGLLLLVGRRRGLLKYLADNNVDRYRDLIARLGLRR from the coding sequence ATGGCTCTTACTTCCGAGCAGAAGAAGTCCATCCTCGCCGAGTACGGTCTGCACGAGACCGACACCGGTTCCCCAGAGGCACAGATCGCGATGCTGACCAACCGCATCAACACCCTGACCGAGCACCTGAAGTTCCACAAGCACGATCACCACTCCCGTCGTGGTCTGCTGCTGCTCGTCGGTCGTCGTCGCGGCCTGCTGAAGTACCTGGCCGACAACAACGTCGACCGTTACCGTGACCTGATCGCACGCCTCGGCCTGCGTCGCTAA
- a CDS encoding nucleoside hydrolase codes for MTKKAILDLDTGIDDALALAYALGSPELEVIGVTCTYGNVLLDTGAANNLALLELFGAPDVPVYLGEPHALMRDGFEVLDISAFIHGANGIGEVALEKARAEAREGGVDFLIDSVREHGDDLVIIATGPLTNIAAAAAKDAAFADNAHIVIMGGALTVPGNVSPWAEANINQDPDAANNVFRAAADVTMIGLDVTLQTLLTSRHTAQWRELGTPAAIALADMTDYYIKAYETTAPHLGGCGLHDPLAVGVAVDPSLVTLLPINLKVDVEGETRGRTIGDEVRLNDPVRTARAAVAVDVDRFLSEFMTRVGRVAANN; via the coding sequence ATGACCAAGAAGGCCATCCTGGACCTGGACACCGGCATCGATGATGCTCTCGCACTGGCCTACGCCCTGGGCTCCCCGGAGCTGGAGGTCATCGGCGTGACCTGCACCTACGGCAACGTCCTGCTGGACACCGGCGCTGCGAACAACCTCGCGCTGCTGGAACTGTTCGGGGCCCCCGATGTTCCGGTTTACCTCGGTGAGCCCCATGCCCTCATGCGCGACGGGTTCGAGGTCCTGGACATCTCCGCCTTCATCCACGGTGCCAACGGTATCGGCGAGGTCGCCCTGGAGAAGGCCCGCGCCGAGGCCCGCGAAGGTGGTGTGGATTTCCTCATCGATTCCGTGCGTGAACACGGCGACGATCTGGTCATCATCGCCACCGGTCCGCTGACCAACATCGCGGCGGCCGCCGCGAAGGATGCGGCCTTCGCGGACAACGCCCACATCGTCATCATGGGCGGTGCGCTCACCGTCCCGGGCAATGTCAGCCCCTGGGCCGAAGCCAACATCAACCAGGACCCGGATGCCGCCAACAATGTCTTCCGTGCGGCGGCCGATGTGACCATGATCGGCCTGGATGTCACCCTGCAGACCCTGCTGACCTCCAGGCACACCGCGCAGTGGCGTGAGCTGGGCACCCCGGCTGCCATCGCCCTGGCGGACATGACCGACTACTACATCAAGGCCTATGAGACCACCGCCCCGCACCTGGGTGGCTGTGGTCTCCATGACCCGTTGGCCGTGGGTGTGGCCGTCGACCCGTCCCTGGTCACCCTGTTGCCGATCAACCTCAAGGTCGATGTGGAGGGTGAGACCCGGGGCCGCACCATCGGTGATGAGGTCCGCCTCAACGATCCCGTGCGCACCGCTCGTGCGGCCGTGGCAGTCGATGTGGACCGGTTCCTGTCCGAGTTCATGACCCGCGTGGGTCGGGTGGCCGCAAACAACTAG
- a CDS encoding bifunctional riboflavin kinase/FAD synthetase — MDIWRGLKEVPADLEGSVVTIGVFDGVHRGHQTLMREASRQARELGVPCVMVTFDPHPISVFLPGRQPTRLAPLDYRITLAAEQGVEAVLIIDFTRELAGLSPEEYFRVMIVDALRARSVVVGENFTFGTDGAGTEATMRELGAQHDVDITIMPLLHDDDLCICSTLVREFLVEGDVARANWALGRRYSVRGEVVRGAGRGGKELGYPTANLYLPESVALPADGVYAGWFTITDDRAIDREISRDIDGDMVPGVRYPTAVSVGTNPTFGDERRSVEAFVLDREADLYGHHVMVEFVDRLRPMVKFHGVEELLEAMANDVTQTREILARDRELLDAPPTPAD, encoded by the coding sequence GTGGATATTTGGCGCGGTTTAAAGGAAGTTCCGGCGGACCTTGAGGGTTCGGTGGTCACAATCGGCGTGTTCGACGGTGTACACCGTGGACATCAGACACTCATGCGGGAGGCCTCCCGGCAGGCGCGTGAACTGGGGGTGCCGTGCGTGATGGTCACCTTCGACCCGCACCCGATCTCGGTGTTCCTCCCGGGACGCCAGCCCACCCGTCTGGCCCCGTTGGACTACCGCATCACACTCGCGGCGGAGCAGGGGGTGGAGGCGGTGCTGATCATCGATTTCACCCGGGAACTCGCCGGGTTGTCCCCCGAGGAGTACTTCCGTGTGATGATCGTCGACGCCCTGCGCGCCCGGAGTGTGGTGGTGGGGGAGAACTTCACCTTCGGCACCGACGGCGCCGGCACCGAGGCCACCATGCGTGAACTGGGTGCACAGCACGACGTGGACATCACCATCATGCCCCTGCTCCACGACGATGACCTCTGCATCTGCTCCACCCTGGTGCGTGAGTTCCTCGTCGAGGGCGATGTGGCCCGCGCCAACTGGGCACTGGGGCGTCGCTACTCCGTGCGCGGTGAGGTGGTCCGCGGAGCCGGCCGCGGAGGCAAGGAACTCGGGTACCCGACCGCCAATCTCTACCTGCCTGAGTCCGTGGCACTGCCTGCCGACGGTGTGTACGCCGGCTGGTTCACCATCACCGACGACCGAGCGATCGACAGGGAGATCTCTCGCGATATCGACGGCGACATGGTCCCCGGGGTCCGTTATCCCACCGCGGTGTCCGTGGGCACCAACCCCACCTTCGGTGATGAACGGCGCAGTGTGGAGGCCTTCGTCCTGGACCGGGAGGCCGACCTGTACGGTCACCACGTCATGGTGGAGTTCGTCGACCGCCTGCGCCCCATGGTGAAATTCCACGGTGTGGAGGAACTCCTCGAGGCGATGGCCAATGACGTCACGCAGACGAGGGAGATCCTCGCCCGGGACAGGGAGCTTCTCGACGCCCCACCCACCCCCGCTGATTAA
- the truB gene encoding tRNA pseudouridine(55) synthase TruB — MNDPVQNSGLVVVDKPAGMTSHDVVSKLRRAFSTRKVGHAGTLDPMATGVLVVGIERGTRFLAHLVATTKAYDATIRLGASTTTDDREGDVVFSADASTLDDEQITTAVTSLTGEIMQKPASVSAIKIDGKRAHERVRDGEVVDIPARPVTVSVFDVLEQRREGGFVDLDVRVHCSSGTYIRSLARDLGAALGVGGHLTALRRTEVGPFTLEDAIPLADLQDNARLSLSLDEALARSYPVLEITEAEGEALSMGKWLEPRGLKGVHAAVTPSGRSIALVEEKGKRLATVFVARPNTL; from the coding sequence ATGAATGATCCCGTCCAGAACTCAGGTCTCGTCGTGGTGGACAAACCCGCCGGAATGACATCACACGATGTGGTATCAAAACTGCGCCGTGCCTTCTCCACCCGCAAGGTGGGGCACGCCGGCACCCTTGATCCCATGGCCACCGGTGTGCTGGTGGTCGGCATCGAGCGTGGTACACGTTTCCTCGCGCACCTGGTGGCCACCACCAAGGCCTACGATGCCACCATCCGGCTCGGCGCCTCCACCACCACCGATGACCGGGAGGGGGACGTTGTATTCTCGGCTGACGCCTCGACGCTTGACGACGAACAGATCACCACCGCCGTCACCTCGCTGACCGGGGAGATCATGCAGAAACCCGCGAGTGTGTCCGCCATCAAGATCGACGGGAAGCGGGCCCATGAACGGGTCCGCGACGGTGAGGTGGTGGATATTCCGGCGCGCCCGGTAACCGTGAGCGTGTTCGACGTGCTGGAGCAGCGACGCGAGGGTGGCTTCGTGGATCTGGATGTGCGGGTGCACTGTTCCTCCGGCACCTATATCCGTTCCCTGGCGCGTGACCTGGGGGCCGCCCTGGGGGTGGGTGGACACCTGACCGCGCTGCGTCGCACCGAGGTGGGGCCCTTCACCCTGGAGGATGCGATCCCCCTGGCTGACCTCCAGGACAACGCCCGGTTATCCCTGAGCCTGGATGAGGCACTGGCCCGTTCCTATCCTGTCCTGGAGATCACCGAGGCCGAGGGTGAGGCACTGTCGATGGGCAAGTGGCTGGAACCGCGTGGACTGAAGGGTGTGCACGCGGCGGTCACCCCGTCGGGCCGGTCGATCGCCCTGGTCGAGGAGAAGGGGAAACGCCTGGCCACCGTGTTCGTAGCGCGTCCCAACACCCTGTGA